In one window of Dokdonia sp. PRO95 DNA:
- a CDS encoding TonB-dependent receptor has translation MATATSLAQTAILRGIVIDDKNTPIPGVSVSYGTDGTTTNDNGFYLLEIPSGEEVTINFTYVGFKKITQPFNLSPNAEVEFNPVLKEDVEQLGTVIITATTQQRVEGVVTISPEVIRKTPGANAGVENLLKSLPGVSNNNELSTQYSVRGGNFDENLVYVNEIEVYRPFLVRSGQQEGLSFVNSDLVQNVAFSAGGFQAKYGDKLSSVLDISYRRPTSFAASVDASLLGGSISGEGITKDGRFTALAGIRYRDNSLLVDAKQTETNFRPRFFDAQTFLTYKFSNKFQLDFLGNIAVNKYDYEPLTRQTNFGTLADPRALVVFYEGQEKDKYETYFGALKGTYELNEHTTLKLLGSAYHTQEQEYFDIFANYRLGRPNTNIGDENLGEVEFTQGIGSQLTHARNDLDALFINLEHKGTYLKNDDQLDWGIKYTREDIRDRLEEYEVIDSAGFSIRPPISEFVNQQPYEAFDAPLEPFTNIRARNNVQIDRISAYGQYSKRIDWGEREVWINAGVRAQQWTVNGDGIESNTQTIVSPRAQISLKPGGSEDMIFRLSGGLYAQPPLYRELRDSLGQVRPEVKAQKSYHIVAGHDWSFNMWERPFKLVTEAYYKGLTDVNPYTLENVRIRYRATNNATARSYGLDTRLNGEFVPGTESWISLGILRTEENIDNQGYIPRPTDQRLKVAFLFQDYAPSIPNLKLYINMVYQTGLPGGSPSYADPYQFAELPRLRDYFRSDIGINYVFTDATKPYPKGHWLHVFKDLTAGFEIYNIFNRQNSITNTFVRDASTRQQFAIPNFLSPRVFNVRMSAKF, from the coding sequence ATGGCTACGGCTACTAGTCTAGCACAAACTGCTATCCTACGAGGCATCGTAATTGACGACAAGAACACTCCAATTCCTGGAGTATCTGTTTCCTATGGAACGGATGGAACAACTACAAACGACAATGGTTTTTACCTACTAGAAATACCTTCAGGTGAGGAAGTAACTATAAACTTCACCTATGTAGGCTTTAAGAAAATAACGCAACCTTTTAACCTCTCCCCTAATGCTGAAGTAGAGTTTAATCCAGTGTTGAAAGAGGATGTAGAGCAACTAGGAACTGTAATTATAACGGCAACTACACAACAACGCGTTGAGGGTGTTGTGACAATATCTCCCGAAGTTATTAGAAAAACACCTGGAGCAAATGCTGGAGTAGAAAATTTATTAAAATCCTTACCGGGCGTAAGTAACAATAACGAGCTGAGCACACAATATTCTGTACGTGGTGGCAACTTTGATGAGAATCTCGTATACGTAAATGAGATAGAAGTGTACAGACCTTTCTTGGTAAGATCTGGACAACAAGAAGGATTGAGTTTTGTAAACAGTGATCTCGTCCAAAATGTGGCTTTTAGTGCCGGTGGCTTTCAAGCAAAATATGGAGATAAATTATCCTCGGTTTTAGATATAAGCTATAGAAGGCCTACATCTTTTGCCGCTAGTGTAGACGCAAGTTTACTAGGAGGAAGTATATCTGGTGAGGGAATAACAAAAGATGGTCGTTTTACAGCACTCGCAGGTATACGCTACAGAGACAATAGCTTGCTTGTAGATGCAAAGCAGACAGAAACAAACTTTAGACCCCGTTTTTTTGACGCGCAGACCTTCTTGACCTATAAGTTTTCAAATAAATTTCAATTGGACTTTCTAGGAAATATTGCTGTAAATAAATACGATTATGAGCCACTTACGAGGCAGACTAATTTTGGAACGCTAGCAGATCCTAGAGCGCTTGTTGTTTTTTATGAAGGTCAAGAAAAAGATAAATATGAGACCTACTTTGGAGCATTAAAAGGAACTTATGAACTTAATGAGCATACGACATTAAAACTATTAGGCTCTGCATATCACACACAAGAGCAAGAGTATTTTGACATTTTTGCAAATTACCGTTTGGGAAGACCTAACACTAACATAGGAGATGAAAATCTAGGAGAAGTAGAATTTACTCAAGGTATAGGTTCTCAACTTACTCATGCACGTAATGATCTTGACGCACTATTTATTAATCTAGAGCACAAAGGAACATACTTAAAAAACGACGATCAGCTCGATTGGGGAATTAAATATACTAGAGAAGATATACGAGACCGTCTTGAGGAGTATGAAGTAATAGATTCGGCTGGGTTTTCAATTAGACCTCCCATAAGTGAATTTGTAAACCAGCAACCTTATGAAGCTTTTGACGCTCCTCTCGAACCCTTTACAAATATAAGAGCACGCAACAATGTTCAAATTGATCGCATCTCTGCTTATGGTCAATACAGTAAAAGAATAGATTGGGGAGAACGTGAAGTGTGGATTAATGCAGGAGTAAGAGCCCAACAATGGACTGTAAACGGTGACGGTATAGAAAGTAACACGCAAACTATAGTGAGCCCTAGAGCTCAGATAAGCTTAAAACCAGGCGGAAGTGAGGATATGATCTTTAGGCTATCAGGAGGTCTGTATGCACAACCTCCACTCTATCGTGAGTTAAGAGATTCACTAGGTCAAGTACGCCCAGAAGTAAAAGCTCAAAAATCTTATCATATTGTAGCTGGACACGATTGGAGCTTTAATATGTGGGAACGTCCTTTTAAACTAGTTACAGAAGCTTATTACAAAGGACTTACTGACGTAAATCCATATACCTTAGAAAATGTACGCATAAGATATAGAGCGACTAATAATGCCACTGCTCGATCGTACGGTCTAGATACAAGGCTTAACGGTGAGTTTGTACCGGGAACTGAAAGTTGGATAAGTCTTGGCATATTACGCACAGAAGAAAATATAGATAATCAAGGCTATATACCTCGACCTACAGACCAGCGATTAAAGGTTGCTTTCTTATTTCAAGATTATGCTCCTAGTATACCAAATCTTAAATTATACATTAACATGGTATATCAAACAGGATTACCTGGAGGATCTCCAAGTTATGCAGACCCATATCAATTTGCAGAGCTACCGAGATTACGAGATTACTTTAGATCAGATATCGGTATAAACTATGTCTTCACAGATGCAACAAAGCCATACCCAAAGGGACACTGGCTTCATGTATTTAAAGATCTAACTGCGGGATTTGAAATCTATAATATATTTAATAGACAAAACTCGATTACAAATACCTTTGTAAGAGATGCTAGTACGAGACAACAATTTGCAATCCCTAATTTTCTATCACCTAGAGTCTTTAATGTAAGAATGTCTGCAAAGTTCTAA
- a CDS encoding NADP-dependent isocitrate dehydrogenase has protein sequence MATEKTTIKYTLTDEAPMLATHSFLPIIKRFTKSSNIDMELVDISLAGRIVANFPDNLTEDQKQEDALQALGELAKKPEANIIKLPNISASIPQLTAAIKELQSDGYDIPDFPEEPKTDEEKSIRARYAKVLGSAVNPVLREGNSDRRAPKPVKQYARNNPHSMGAWSEDSKTHVATMSHGDFRNNEKSVTIKEAGNVRIEHVAADGTVTVLKANTPVLAEEIIDASLMEKKALISFLEEQVVDAKEKDILFSLHMKATMMKVSDPKIFGHAVRVFFAPVFEKYATTFDKLGVDVNNGFGDLISKIDELPSSEKEEILAAIKACYDARPDLAMVNSDKGITNLHVPSDVIIDASMPAMIRASGQMWNAEGKQQDTKAVIPDSSYAGVFQETIDFCKRHGAFDPTTMGTVPNVGLMAQKAEEYGSHDKTFEIPTAGVVRTVDDAGNTLTEHKVEEGDIWRMCQVKDAPIRDWVKLAVSRARATGVPAIFWLDQERAHDAQLIKKVNLYLKDHDTDGLDIQIMSPVLATRFSLERIKNGQDTISVTGNVLRDYNTDLFPILEVGTSAKMLSIVPLMNGGGLFETGAGGSAPKHIQQFLEEGHLRWDSLGEFLALAVSLEHVATSRGNNRAQVLADTLDEATIKFLENRKSPSRKVNELDNRGSHFYLALYWAQGLAAQTVNADLASEFAPVAKAMEDNEQTIINELNAAQGSPQDIEGYYSVSSEKTFAAMRPSTTFNAIID, from the coding sequence ATGGCAACAGAAAAGACCACTATAAAATACACACTCACGGATGAAGCTCCTATGCTTGCTACGCATTCATTTCTTCCTATTATAAAACGTTTCACCAAGTCTTCTAATATTGATATGGAGCTAGTGGATATTTCTCTAGCTGGTCGTATCGTTGCAAATTTTCCAGATAACCTGACAGAAGATCAAAAACAAGAAGATGCATTACAAGCGCTAGGCGAACTAGCAAAAAAACCAGAAGCAAACATCATCAAGCTTCCTAACATCTCTGCTTCTATACCTCAGCTTACCGCTGCTATAAAGGAATTACAGAGTGATGGATATGATATACCAGATTTTCCAGAAGAACCAAAAACTGACGAGGAAAAATCTATACGCGCTAGATATGCAAAAGTGCTAGGTAGTGCTGTAAACCCAGTATTACGTGAAGGTAACTCAGACCGAAGAGCACCTAAGCCAGTAAAGCAATATGCGAGAAACAACCCACACAGTATGGGTGCATGGAGTGAAGATTCTAAAACTCACGTCGCGACGATGTCTCACGGAGATTTTAGAAATAATGAAAAATCTGTTACCATAAAAGAAGCAGGTAATGTGCGTATTGAACACGTAGCTGCAGATGGAACTGTTACTGTTCTTAAAGCCAACACACCAGTTCTAGCAGAAGAAATTATAGACGCTTCTCTTATGGAGAAGAAAGCTTTGATTTCTTTCCTTGAAGAGCAAGTGGTTGATGCAAAAGAAAAAGACATTCTCTTCTCCCTTCACATGAAGGCGACTATGATGAAGGTTTCTGACCCTAAGATATTTGGACACGCAGTACGTGTGTTTTTTGCACCAGTGTTTGAAAAGTACGCAACTACTTTTGATAAATTAGGAGTAGATGTAAATAATGGATTTGGAGACTTAATTTCTAAAATTGACGAATTACCATCTTCAGAAAAAGAAGAAATTCTAGCTGCTATAAAAGCTTGTTATGATGCAAGACCAGATCTTGCAATGGTAAATTCTGATAAAGGAATTACAAACCTACATGTTCCTAGTGATGTTATCATAGATGCATCCATGCCAGCAATGATACGTGCATCTGGTCAAATGTGGAATGCAGAAGGAAAACAACAAGATACAAAAGCCGTAATTCCGGATAGTAGTTATGCTGGGGTTTTCCAAGAAACTATAGATTTCTGTAAAAGACACGGAGCTTTTGACCCTACAACAATGGGTACCGTTCCTAACGTAGGTCTTATGGCTCAAAAAGCTGAAGAATACGGATCTCACGATAAAACTTTTGAAATACCAACAGCTGGAGTAGTACGTACAGTAGATGACGCAGGAAATACATTAACAGAACACAAGGTTGAAGAAGGTGATATCTGGAGAATGTGTCAAGTAAAAGACGCTCCTATCCGTGACTGGGTCAAGCTTGCTGTAAGTCGAGCGAGAGCTACGGGTGTTCCTGCTATATTTTGGCTAGATCAAGAAAGAGCACATGATGCGCAACTTATTAAGAAAGTAAACCTTTACCTAAAAGATCACGATACTGATGGTCTTGATATTCAAATCATGTCACCAGTACTTGCTACACGTTTCTCTTTAGAACGTATCAAGAATGGACAAGATACTATCTCTGTAACAGGAAATGTACTTCGTGATTATAACACAGATTTATTCCCTATTCTAGAAGTAGGAACTAGTGCAAAGATGCTATCTATCGTTCCTCTTATGAATGGTGGAGGATTATTTGAAACTGGAGCTGGAGGATCTGCTCCTAAGCATATCCAGCAGTTTCTAGAAGAAGGTCACCTGCGTTGGGATTCTCTTGGAGAATTCTTAGCACTAGCAGTATCTCTAGAGCATGTAGCAACTAGCCGTGGTAATAATCGCGCTCAAGTTCTTGCAGACACGCTAGATGAAGCAACGATTAAATTCTTAGAAAACAGAAAATCTCCTTCTCGTAAAGTAAACGAGCTCGATAACCGTGGTAGTCACTTCTATCTTGCACTTTACTGGGCACAAGGACTTGCTGCACAGACTGTAAATGCTGACCTAGCTTCAGAGTTTGCACCTGTAGCTAAGGCTATGGAGGACAATGAGCAAACTATTATTAATGAGCTTAACGCGGCACAAGGTAGCCCTCAAGATATAGAAGGTTACTATAGTGTAAGTAGTGAGAAAACATTTGCAGCTATGCGACCAAGTACGACATTTAATGCAATTATCGATTAA
- the rpsT gene encoding 30S ribosomal protein S20 — translation MANHKSALKRIRSNEAKRLRNRYQHRTTRNAIKRLRDMTEQKDAQALYPAVASMIDKLAKRNIIHDNKAANLKSKLAKHVAAL, via the coding sequence ATGGCAAATCACAAGTCAGCTTTAAAGAGAATTAGAAGCAACGAAGCTAAGCGTCTTAGAAATCGTTACCAACACAGAACGACTCGTAACGCGATCAAAAGACTACGCGATATGACTGAGCAAAAAGATGCACAGGCTTTATATCCTGCTGTAGCTTCTATGATTGACAAGTTAGCTAAACGTAATATCATTCATGATAACAAGGCAGCTAACCTTAAGTCTAAGCTTGCAAAGCACGTAGCAGCTCTTTAA
- the proS gene encoding proline--tRNA ligase produces MGKNLTKRSEDYSKWYNELVVQADLAENSAVRGCMVIKPYGYAIWEKMQAELDRMFKETGHENAYFPLFVPKSLFEAEEKNAEGFAKECAVVTHYRLKTDPEDSSKLIVDPNAKLEEELIVRPTSEAIIWNTYKGWIQSYRDLPLLINQWANVVRWEMRTRLFLRTAEFLWQEGHTAHATKQEALVEAELMNNIYAEFAENFLAIPVVKGVKTESERFAGADETFCIEALMQDGKALQAGTSHFLGQNFAKAFDVKFTTNQGKQEHVWATSWGVSTRLMGALIMTHSDDQGLVLPPNLAPFQVVIVPIYKGQEQLDAISQVANEIVQDLKLHGVSVKFDNRDTHKPGWKFNEYELKGVPLRIGIGPKDLEKRTVELARRDTLTKEFVAKEDIVETVVDLLKEIQENLYTKAKNYRDTHVTPVNDFEEFKEVLETKGGFLSAHWDGTVETEEKIKQITKATIRCIPMDAVEEEGKCVFSGAPSNRRVLFAKAY; encoded by the coding sequence ATGGGCAAGAACCTCACAAAAAGAAGTGAAGATTATTCTAAATGGTATAATGAATTAGTAGTTCAAGCAGACCTAGCAGAAAACTCAGCGGTGCGCGGCTGTATGGTTATCAAACCATACGGATATGCTATCTGGGAGAAAATGCAAGCAGAACTTGATCGCATGTTCAAAGAAACAGGACATGAAAACGCATATTTCCCGCTATTTGTTCCTAAAAGCCTTTTTGAAGCAGAAGAGAAAAATGCAGAAGGATTTGCAAAGGAATGTGCAGTAGTTACACACTACAGATTAAAAACAGATCCTGAAGACTCTAGCAAACTTATAGTTGACCCCAATGCAAAATTAGAGGAAGAACTTATCGTTCGACCTACTAGTGAGGCTATTATATGGAATACTTATAAAGGATGGATTCAATCATATAGAGACCTTCCACTATTAATAAACCAATGGGCAAACGTAGTACGCTGGGAAATGCGAACTCGCCTATTCTTAAGAACCGCAGAGTTCTTATGGCAAGAAGGCCATACAGCGCACGCAACTAAGCAAGAAGCACTTGTAGAGGCAGAATTGATGAATAACATCTATGCAGAATTTGCTGAGAATTTCTTAGCGATTCCTGTAGTTAAAGGTGTAAAGACAGAAAGTGAACGTTTTGCCGGGGCAGATGAAACCTTTTGTATCGAAGCACTTATGCAAGATGGGAAGGCCTTACAAGCTGGCACATCACACTTTTTAGGTCAAAATTTCGCGAAAGCGTTTGATGTGAAATTTACAACAAACCAAGGAAAACAAGAGCATGTATGGGCAACATCTTGGGGTGTATCTACACGCCTCATGGGAGCGCTTATAATGACCCACAGTGATGATCAGGGACTTGTTTTACCTCCTAATCTCGCCCCGTTTCAAGTAGTAATTGTACCAATATATAAAGGACAAGAACAACTTGATGCGATATCTCAAGTGGCAAATGAAATTGTACAAGACCTCAAACTTCACGGAGTTTCTGTAAAGTTTGACAATCGTGATACACATAAACCAGGTTGGAAATTCAACGAGTATGAGCTCAAGGGTGTTCCTTTAAGAATAGGAATAGGACCTAAAGACCTCGAGAAACGAACAGTAGAACTTGCTAGGCGCGATACTCTCACAAAGGAGTTTGTAGCCAAAGAGGATATTGTAGAGACTGTAGTAGACCTTCTTAAAGAGATACAAGAAAACCTATACACAAAGGCAAAAAACTATAGAGATACACACGTAACGCCTGTAAATGACTTTGAAGAGTTTAAAGAAGTTCTTGAAACTAAAGGTGGCTTTCTAAGTGCTCACTGGGACGGAACAGTAGAAACTGAAGAAAAAATAAAACAGATTACAAAAGCAACTATAAGATGTATACCTATGGATGCTGTTGAAGAAGAAGGAAAATGCGTTTTTTCTGGCGCTCCTTCTAATCGTAGAGTACTGTTTGCCAAGGCTTATTAA
- a CDS encoding outer membrane protein transport protein has protein sequence MKKLILIAALVATGTSFGQTISDALLYTSSNVTGTARYRAMGGAFGALGGDLSAIGDNPAASAVFTRGTVSLSIVNDNYDNDTRYLGNTTNVSDSDLSINQAGGVFIIGGSGNSKWNKVSLSFNYDRTSNLDNQYTAVGNNTNSISSYFSDFAQGVPLDLLETVDGESVADLYQFLGETEGFGAQQALLGFQSFILDPVSNDLSNTEYFVNTVAENYDQEYIFASSGYSGKASFNIGAQYDENLYLGLNLNSHFIDYNQSTVLFESNNVGADEGFTNITDIRFENNLRTIGSGFSFQLGSIYKAGENLRVGFTYDSPTWTTISEETNQSVSTTAIDDAGVFNTVINPRVTNIYEDYEIKTPGKYTGSVAYLFGQQGLLSFDYSYKDYTNLSFRPESDSFFNAQNAAIDNLLQPVNSYKLGGEIRSQAWSFRGGYRYEDSPFKDETTVGDLSGYSAGVGYNFGKIKLDVAYDTFSQERTNSLYSTGLTNEATVDRDNTSVIATLTVSL, from the coding sequence ATGAAAAAATTAATTTTAATAGCGGCATTAGTGGCTACGGGAACATCTTTCGGACAGACTATTTCTGATGCACTTCTATATACGTCATCAAATGTGACAGGAACAGCTCGTTATAGAGCCATGGGAGGTGCCTTCGGTGCTTTGGGTGGAGATTTAAGTGCAATAGGAGATAATCCTGCAGCGAGTGCTGTATTTACCAGAGGTACAGTATCACTTTCTATCGTTAATGATAACTACGATAATGATACTAGATATTTAGGCAACACTACAAACGTTTCGGACTCTGATTTATCTATAAATCAGGCTGGAGGTGTATTTATTATAGGAGGTTCAGGTAATTCTAAGTGGAATAAAGTTTCTCTTAGCTTCAATTATGATCGAACATCAAATCTTGATAATCAGTATACAGCTGTCGGAAATAATACAAATTCTATTTCCAGTTACTTTAGTGACTTTGCACAGGGAGTGCCGCTTGACTTGCTTGAAACTGTTGATGGTGAATCGGTAGCTGATTTGTATCAATTTCTTGGAGAGACTGAAGGTTTTGGAGCTCAACAAGCATTATTAGGATTTCAATCATTTATTTTGGATCCTGTATCAAATGATTTAAGTAATACTGAGTATTTTGTAAATACCGTTGCCGAAAATTATGACCAAGAGTACATCTTTGCATCATCGGGTTATAGTGGTAAAGCGTCATTTAATATAGGAGCTCAGTATGATGAAAATCTTTATTTAGGTCTAAATTTAAATTCTCACTTTATTGATTATAATCAGTCTACAGTTTTGTTTGAATCAAACAATGTTGGGGCAGATGAAGGTTTTACAAATATTACTGACATACGTTTTGAAAATAATTTAAGAACCATAGGTAGCGGGTTTTCTTTTCAATTAGGAAGTATTTATAAAGCTGGAGAAAACTTAAGGGTTGGTTTTACTTATGATTCACCTACGTGGACAACTATAAGCGAAGAGACTAATCAAAGTGTTTCTACTACTGCAATAGATGATGCAGGAGTGTTCAATACAGTGATTAACCCTAGGGTAACTAATATCTATGAGGATTATGAAATTAAAACTCCTGGAAAATATACAGGAAGTGTGGCATATCTTTTTGGACAGCAAGGTTTATTAAGCTTTGATTATTCTTATAAAGATTATACAAACCTAAGCTTTAGACCAGAAAGCGACTCTTTCTTTAATGCTCAAAATGCAGCAATAGATAATTTATTACAACCAGTAAATTCTTATAAACTTGGAGGAGAAATTAGATCTCAAGCATGGAGTTTTAGAGGTGGTTACCGCTATGAGGATAGTCCGTTTAAAGATGAGACTACAGTAGGCGATTTATCTGGTTACTCTGCAGGAGTTGGTTATAATTTTGGAAAGATAAAACTAGACGTAGCGTACGATACATTCTCTCAAGAGCGCACTAATTCTCTATACAGTACAGGATTAACAAATGAGGCTACAGTAGACCGTGATAACACATCAGTGATTGCGACGCTTACAGTGAGTCTTTAA
- a CDS encoding DUF4249 family protein produces the protein MKYFFLTLALLFVATSCEDVVDVDLENEDPRLIVDALIRIDTAQNLTDATIKVSLSSSFFGAIEPASIENLELRKENDGSSVPYEPIPGSPGSYRPFSTTTSPVSDNKIVTSWFEDESDFLLYVTYQDQLYLARTSFAPSSPIDSVTQGDGGLFDEDDKEVIVAFTDIDAQENYYLFDFGFNEFLPTEDRFYEGQQFEFSYFYDAEDTGIATGDEVNISILGATEDFFNYMNGLVEQSQQGDNGPFQTPTATVRGNFLNVTDIDNIDQFDNVNRPDAFILGYFSLSQEFTTSFVIDE, from the coding sequence ATGAAATATTTCTTTTTAACCCTCGCACTACTTTTTGTTGCTACTTCTTGTGAAGATGTAGTAGATGTAGATCTAGAAAATGAAGATCCACGACTCATTGTAGATGCACTTATTAGAATAGATACTGCACAAAATCTAACAGATGCAACTATAAAAGTTTCTTTATCATCTTCATTTTTTGGAGCTATAGAGCCTGCCTCAATTGAAAATCTAGAATTAAGAAAAGAAAATGATGGCAGTAGTGTTCCATACGAGCCTATTCCGGGTTCTCCTGGGTCGTATAGACCTTTTAGCACAACAACTTCTCCTGTATCAGATAATAAAATTGTCACGAGCTGGTTTGAAGACGAGAGTGACTTTCTTTTGTATGTTACTTACCAAGATCAATTATATCTAGCAAGAACTTCATTTGCGCCTTCTTCTCCTATTGATTCTGTCACTCAGGGTGATGGAGGACTCTTTGACGAAGATGACAAGGAAGTTATTGTTGCATTTACAGATATTGACGCTCAAGAAAACTATTATCTCTTTGATTTCGGCTTTAATGAATTCTTACCTACCGAAGACCGCTTTTATGAGGGACAACAATTTGAGTTCTCTTATTTTTATGATGCAGAAGATACTGGTATAGCAACGGGAGACGAAGTAAACATTAGTATTCTGGGAGCTACAGAAGACTTCTTCAACTACATGAATGGTCTCGTAGAACAGAGTCAGCAGGGAGATAATGGACCTTTTCAAACCCCAACAGCCACCGTAAGAGGAAACTTTCTTAATGTAACAGATATAGACAACATAGATCAGTTTGATAACGTAAATAGACCAGATGCTTTTATCTTAGGCTACTTCTCGCTATCACAAGAATTTACGACAAGCTTCGTTATAGATGAGTAA
- the rplS gene encoding 50S ribosomal protein L19, whose protein sequence is MEDLVKFVQDEFIPKNDFPTFSAGDTITVYYEIKEGEKSRTQFFRGVVIQLRGTGRTQTFTIRKMSGTVGVERVFPLNLPAIQKIEINKKGIVRRARIFYFRGLTGKKARIKERRGA, encoded by the coding sequence ATGGAAGATTTAGTAAAATTCGTACAAGACGAATTCATCCCAAAAAATGATTTCCCAACCTTTTCTGCTGGTGACACAATTACAGTGTACTACGAAATTAAGGAAGGTGAAAAAAGTAGAACACAGTTCTTTAGAGGAGTTGTGATTCAATTAAGAGGAACTGGAAGAACTCAAACATTTACAATCCGTAAAATGTCTGGTACTGTTGGTGTGGAACGTGTATTCCCACTTAACCTTCCTGCAATCCAAAAGATTGAAATAAACAAGAAAGGTATTGTACGTCGTGCACGTATCTTTTACTTTAGAGGTCTTACTGGTAAGAAAGCTCGTATTAAAGAAAGACGTGGCGCTTAA
- a CDS encoding M23 family metallopeptidase produces the protein MIKSILSFTLFVVTTTLLFSQQDIPQDYFVNPLDGQLVLAGSFGELRSNHFHSGLDLKTQRREGLPVYASAAGTVTRIKISHYGYGKAIYVTHPNGYTTVYGHLQKFCDEIEEFVKNAQYKKESFEIELFPKKGELEIGQGEILAYSGNTGSSGGPHLHFEIRDANERPMNPFLFGLTAKDTRKPTINELRAYPLRENASINQNANPVSVRLTQKPDGSYLAENLKAYGEIGFAIGTIDQQDLANNKNGIYAITTAVNGQENFEVTMDKFSFAETRYLNRMIDYGLYKDKRKRVQKLFIERNNPLSIYTKQVDNGILDIIDSLSYQYQINVRDYAGNNVIINVPITGKKETITPADKSAIKDYVYSDQGYTYNDGKFDVYIPKGALYEDTFLNLKTEGDKLTLHEDLIPVHKNITISYDLSGYNEDDRDKLYLGRIGYKGDVYYSNTRIKDNKLQISTRTLGDYTIAKDTDLPIVKAINVTKSKWMSKYRYLKFEITDLTSGIKGYRATVNGNYILLEYDPKTKRLTHDFNDNVVTDTKNNLKLIVTDNVGNSTTFETTFFRKSSI, from the coding sequence ATGATTAAAAGTATTTTATCCTTTACATTATTTGTAGTTACAACCACGCTTCTATTCTCACAGCAAGATATACCCCAAGACTATTTTGTTAATCCGCTAGATGGGCAGCTAGTCCTTGCTGGAAGTTTTGGAGAACTGAGAAGTAATCACTTTCATAGTGGGTTAGATTTAAAAACACAAAGAAGAGAAGGGCTACCAGTGTATGCATCGGCGGCAGGTACGGTTACACGCATTAAGATATCGCACTATGGTTATGGGAAGGCCATTTATGTTACACATCCTAATGGGTACACTACCGTTTATGGACACCTTCAAAAATTTTGTGATGAGATAGAAGAATTTGTAAAAAATGCTCAGTATAAAAAAGAAAGCTTTGAGATAGAGCTTTTCCCTAAAAAAGGCGAACTAGAGATAGGTCAAGGTGAGATTTTGGCATATAGCGGTAACACTGGAAGCAGCGGCGGACCGCATTTACATTTTGAAATCAGAGATGCAAATGAACGCCCTATGAATCCATTTTTGTTTGGACTTACTGCGAAAGACACGCGTAAACCTACTATTAATGAACTACGCGCGTACCCTTTGAGAGAAAATGCATCTATTAATCAAAATGCAAATCCAGTGTCTGTGAGACTCACACAAAAGCCTGATGGCAGCTACCTCGCCGAAAATCTTAAAGCATATGGAGAAATAGGTTTTGCAATAGGCACCATAGATCAACAAGATTTGGCCAATAACAAAAATGGTATATACGCTATTACCACAGCTGTAAATGGTCAAGAAAACTTTGAAGTTACTATGGATAAATTTTCATTTGCAGAGACTCGCTACCTCAACAGAATGATTGACTACGGCTTATATAAAGACAAGCGCAAAAGGGTTCAAAAACTCTTTATAGAAAGAAACAATCCATTGAGTATTTACACTAAACAAGTAGATAATGGTATCCTTGATATAATAGATAGTCTATCTTATCAATATCAAATAAATGTACGTGACTATGCAGGTAATAATGTAATCATTAACGTACCTATCACGGGTAAAAAAGAAACGATAACACCTGCTGACAAAAGTGCAATAAAGGATTATGTCTATAGTGACCAAGGATATACATACAATGACGGCAAATTTGACGTTTATATTCCAAAAGGTGCATTATATGAAGATACTTTTCTCAATTTAAAAACAGAAGGAGACAAACTTACATTGCATGAAGATTTAATCCCTGTACATAAAAACATCACAATCTCTTATGACTTATCTGGTTACAACGAAGACGATCGAGATAAGCTTTATTTGGGAAGAATAGGCTATAAAGGCGACGTTTATTACAGTAATACCAGAATAAAAGACAATAAATTACAAATAAGTACACGTACATTAGGCGATTATACGATAGCAAAAGATACAGACTTACCTATTGTAAAAGCCATAAACGTTACAAAAAGTAAATGGATGTCTAAGTACAGATATCTCAAGTTTGAAATAACAGATCTTACTAGCGGCATTAAAGGCTATAGAGCTACTGTAAATGGGAACTACATTCTACTCGAATATGACCCAAAGACTAAGCGCCTTACTCATGATTTTAATGACAACGTGGTGACAGACACAAAAAACAATCTAAAACTTATTGTAACTGACAATGTAGGAAATAGTACTACATTTGAAACTACCTTCTTTAGAAAATCTTCCATTTGA